The following proteins are co-located in the Sulfurospirillum deleyianum DSM 6946 genome:
- a CDS encoding DMT family transporter: MLISSFSFAFDGAFAKMLSEGMDSVEVVFFRNGITMCIVALSIVKLPLKQVGGKPWLLLFRALIGFASMLVFFYNIAHIPFADAMTFSRTAPIFTAILAFFFLKEKMGLKAWIAVFIGFLGIVFVMKPTGFMLSKTDLFGLFSGLGAALAYTSVRELNKVYDTRVIVLAFVSTGTIFPALFMLISEVYHAPMFDFMMGQFVMPKGIEWLYIFLMGFSGAIGQVYMTKAFATTRAGVVGAAGYSIIFFSLIIGIILGDPLPDFLGLFGILLVILSGIIVAKEKE, encoded by the coding sequence ATGCTGATCTCTTCATTTAGTTTTGCTTTTGATGGGGCTTTTGCAAAGATGTTAAGCGAAGGGATGGATTCGGTTGAGGTGGTTTTCTTTCGTAATGGCATTACCATGTGTATTGTGGCGTTAAGCATTGTTAAGCTTCCCCTCAAACAAGTGGGTGGAAAACCGTGGTTACTTCTTTTTAGGGCGTTGATTGGGTTTGCTTCGATGTTGGTTTTTTTCTATAACATTGCGCATATTCCGTTTGCTGATGCGATGACCTTTTCTCGTACGGCGCCGATTTTTACAGCGATTTTGGCATTTTTTTTCTTGAAAGAGAAAATGGGGTTGAAAGCGTGGATAGCTGTATTTATAGGATTTTTAGGTATTGTTTTTGTCATGAAGCCGACGGGTTTTATGCTTTCTAAAACAGATTTATTTGGGCTCTTTAGTGGGTTAGGTGCGGCTTTGGCGTATACGAGTGTGCGAGAGTTAAATAAGGTGTACGATACACGAGTGATTGTTTTAGCGTTTGTCTCCACAGGAACGATTTTTCCTGCCCTTTTTATGCTGATTAGCGAAGTCTATCATGCGCCGATGTTTGATTTTATGATGGGGCAATTTGTTATGCCAAAAGGCATAGAGTGGCTCTATATTTTTCTAATGGGCTTTTCAGGTGCCATTGGACAGGTTTATATGACCAAAGCGTTTGCTACAACCCGTGCGGGTGTTGTGGGTGCGGCTGGGTATTCGATTATCTTTTTTTCACTGATTATTGGGATTATTTTAGGAGACCCATTGCCTGATTTTCTAGGACTATTTGGTATACTCCTCGTTATTTTGAGTGGAATAATTGTAGCAAAGGAAAAAGAATGA
- the trpS gene encoding tryptophan--tRNA ligase yields the protein MRVLTGIQPSGALHIGNYFGAIKQMIDLQEKSDLFIFIANYHALTSLKDGEALKHNTLDAAINFLSLGIDHTKVTFWAQSDVKEVLELYWILSGYTPMGLLERAHSYKDKVAKGIAANHSLFSYPVLMAADILLYDSEVIPVGKDQIQHVEITRDIAIKFNNDFGDIFKVPEFKVDENVATVPGLDGAKMSKSYGNTIDIFCSEKELKKATSRIVTDSTPMEEPKNPFTCNVYALAKLFLENDELEALKVRYQKGGEGYGHFKAYLNGLIWDYFAPAREKRAYYVAHKEEVIAILDEGAAKARHIASAKMDMIRNLVGIYR from the coding sequence ATGAGAGTATTAACAGGAATTCAACCCTCAGGTGCACTGCATATAGGAAACTATTTTGGTGCGATTAAACAGATGATTGACCTTCAAGAAAAAAGTGATTTATTTATCTTCATCGCCAATTACCACGCCCTCACCTCTTTAAAAGATGGCGAGGCACTTAAGCATAATACGCTTGATGCGGCGATTAATTTTCTCTCTCTAGGCATTGATCACACCAAAGTCACCTTTTGGGCACAATCCGATGTCAAAGAAGTATTAGAACTCTACTGGATACTCTCAGGCTATACGCCGATGGGACTTTTAGAGAGAGCCCATAGCTACAAAGACAAAGTCGCCAAAGGCATTGCTGCCAACCACTCTTTATTTTCCTATCCTGTTTTAATGGCTGCGGATATTTTGCTCTATGACTCAGAAGTGATTCCTGTGGGAAAAGACCAAATCCAACACGTTGAAATTACCCGTGACATCGCCATTAAATTTAATAACGATTTTGGTGATATTTTTAAAGTACCCGAATTTAAAGTCGATGAAAACGTCGCCACTGTCCCCGGACTTGATGGGGCAAAAATGAGTAAAAGTTATGGCAATACCATTGATATTTTTTGCAGTGAAAAAGAGCTTAAAAAAGCAACTTCTCGTATTGTAACCGACTCAACACCGATGGAAGAGCCTAAAAATCCTTTTACATGTAACGTGTACGCTCTGGCTAAACTCTTTTTAGAAAATGACGAACTAGAAGCACTCAAAGTGCGCTACCAAAAGGGCGGTGAAGGGTATGGGCATTTTAAAGCTTACCTCAATGGTCTGATTTGGGACTATTTTGCACCGGCTCGTGAAAAAAGAGCCTACTATGTAGCGCATAAAGAGGAAGTCATCGCCATTCTTGATGAAGGTGCCGCTAAAGCACGTCACATTGCTTCTGCAAAAATGGATATGATTCGTAATCTTGTTGGAATTTACCGTTAA
- a CDS encoding shikimate kinase translates to MNRKIAVKNLKNKNIVFIGFMGVGKGTIARALIQRTKQMGLDTDDLIESMENRKIKDIFASDGEAYFRRLEKQTAKWLEKSVKNAIISTGGGFFKVDNLEKIGTIIYLRSSFDGILKRLKAHENGDLKLAKRPLLQDEEKARALFKERSCLYEKKADVIVDVEDRSIEEIIHAIMKRLNLKEKE, encoded by the coding sequence ATGAACAGGAAAATAGCGGTGAAGAATCTTAAGAATAAAAATATCGTTTTTATCGGTTTTATGGGAGTTGGCAAAGGTACGATTGCAAGGGCACTGATTCAAAGAACCAAACAAATGGGTTTGGATACTGATGATTTGATTGAGAGCATGGAAAATCGCAAAATCAAAGATATTTTTGCGAGCGATGGGGAAGCCTACTTTCGACGACTTGAGAAACAAACAGCTAAATGGCTTGAAAAAAGTGTCAAAAATGCCATTATATCCACAGGTGGTGGTTTTTTTAAGGTAGATAATTTAGAAAAGATAGGAACCATCATCTATCTTCGTTCCTCTTTTGATGGTATCCTTAAACGCTTAAAAGCGCATGAAAATGGCGATTTAAAACTTGCAAAACGCCCTCTTTTGCAAGATGAAGAGAAGGCAAGAGCCTTATTTAAAGAACGCTCCTGCTTATATGAAAAAAAAGCCGATGTGATTGTGGATGTGGAAGATCGAAGTATCGAAGAGATTATTCATGCCATTATGAAACGACTCAATTTAAAAGAGAAAGAGTAG
- the serS gene encoding serine--tRNA ligase has translation MLDIKLIQNDFDTVATALRKKKVDESLLEELRAISLELKSARLVLEPLQAEQNAKSKLFGVYAKEGKDVGALKAELSLNKEKIAEKTEVVRALEEKLEALATIIPNMPSSLVPEGEDENDNVELKRVLEPKTFSFTPKEHWDIDSKQNWIDFERGVKLAKSRFSVLKNDAARLERALINYMLDFNRSRGFHEVAVPYIVNRETLMGTGQLPKFEDDLFKIDGEELFLIPTAEVPVTNLFRDEILSKEELPLKMTAYSACFRKEAGSAGKDTRGMIRQHQFDKVELVSITTPEQSETVFEEMLSCASDLLSSLGLPHRHLMLCGGDLGFSAAKTVDLEVWLPGQNRYREISSVSNTFDFQARRAKIRFKDEGKNRLVHTLNGSSLAVGRTLIAIMENYQQEDGSVAIPEVLKKYM, from the coding sequence ATGCTAGATATTAAACTGATTCAAAATGATTTTGATACTGTTGCCACAGCGCTCAGAAAGAAAAAAGTAGATGAGAGCCTTTTGGAAGAACTTCGTGCTATTTCATTGGAACTTAAAAGTGCACGTCTTGTTTTAGAGCCACTCCAAGCGGAACAAAATGCTAAAAGCAAACTCTTTGGGGTTTATGCCAAAGAAGGCAAAGATGTGGGAGCGCTTAAAGCAGAACTCTCTTTAAACAAAGAAAAAATCGCTGAGAAAACGGAGGTGGTTCGTGCCTTAGAAGAGAAGCTTGAAGCACTAGCGACTATTATTCCAAATATGCCCTCTTCTCTTGTTCCTGAAGGTGAAGATGAAAATGACAACGTGGAACTGAAACGTGTGCTTGAGCCTAAAACATTTTCCTTTACTCCTAAAGAGCATTGGGATATCGACAGCAAACAAAACTGGATTGATTTTGAGAGAGGTGTAAAACTTGCCAAAAGCCGTTTTAGTGTTTTAAAAAATGACGCTGCCAGATTAGAGCGAGCGCTCATTAACTATATGCTTGATTTTAACCGAAGCCGTGGTTTTCATGAGGTAGCCGTTCCTTACATTGTCAACCGTGAAACACTGATGGGAACAGGACAACTCCCTAAATTTGAAGATGACCTCTTTAAAATTGATGGCGAAGAGCTCTTTTTGATTCCTACTGCTGAAGTGCCTGTCACCAACCTTTTTAGAGATGAAATTCTAAGCAAAGAAGAACTCCCTCTTAAAATGACCGCCTATTCTGCATGTTTTCGAAAAGAAGCAGGCAGTGCGGGGAAAGATACCCGTGGCATGATTCGCCAGCACCAGTTTGATAAAGTAGAATTGGTTTCAATTACCACACCAGAACAGAGCGAAACGGTTTTTGAAGAGATGCTTTCATGTGCTTCTGATTTACTTAGCTCCTTAGGACTCCCTCACCGCCACTTAATGCTTTGTGGTGGAGATTTGGGCTTTAGTGCTGCAAAAACGGTGGATTTGGAAGTCTGGCTTCCAGGGCAAAACCGTTACCGTGAAATTAGTTCCGTATCTAATACCTTCGACTTTCAAGCCAGACGAGCTAAAATTCGCTTTAAAGATGAGGGTAAAAACCGCTTAGTACACACGCTCAATGGCTCTTCTTTAGCCGTGGGTCGCACACTCATCGCCATTATGGAAAATTACCAACAAGAAGATGGCAGTGTTGCCATTCCTGAAGTCTTGAAAAAGTACATGTAA
- the kdsA gene encoding 3-deoxy-8-phosphooctulonate synthase translates to MILIAGPCVIESRENLLRVAEKLVSYHEDESIDFYFKSSFDKANRTSIDSFRGPGLDEGLKLLDEVRRTFGFKLLTDIHDYTQAKPVGEVVDVLQIPAFLCRQTDLLVAAAQTKCVVNVKKGQFLNPADMRYSVKKVLETRGVKEEGYEAAKRAGVWLTERGSTFGYGNLVVDMRSFGIMREFAPVIFDATHSVQMPGAEGGKSGGKREFVRPLSRAAAAVGVDGFFFETHFNPCEALCDGPNMLYLEDLDLAIKDIKAIQNALKV, encoded by the coding sequence ATGATTTTAATTGCAGGACCGTGTGTTATTGAAAGCAGAGAGAACCTTTTACGGGTTGCTGAAAAATTAGTGAGTTACCATGAAGATGAAAGCATAGATTTTTATTTTAAAAGCAGTTTTGATAAAGCCAATCGCACCAGCATTGACAGTTTCAGAGGACCTGGACTGGATGAAGGTTTGAAACTTTTAGATGAAGTTAGAAGAACGTTTGGTTTTAAACTTTTAACCGACATTCATGACTACACCCAAGCTAAGCCGGTGGGAGAGGTCGTGGATGTGCTTCAAATCCCTGCTTTTTTGTGTCGTCAAACCGATCTTTTGGTTGCAGCCGCACAGACAAAATGCGTGGTAAACGTTAAAAAAGGGCAGTTTTTAAATCCTGCGGATATGCGCTATTCGGTGAAAAAAGTTTTAGAGACCAGAGGAGTGAAAGAGGAAGGTTACGAAGCGGCAAAGCGTGCAGGCGTGTGGTTGACCGAGCGAGGAAGTACCTTTGGGTATGGTAATTTGGTTGTCGATATGCGTAGTTTTGGCATTATGAGAGAGTTTGCGCCTGTTATTTTTGATGCGACCCATTCGGTACAGATGCCTGGTGCTGAGGGTGGAAAAAGTGGTGGAAAACGTGAGTTTGTACGTCCTCTTTCACGTGCGGCTGCTGCGGTGGGTGTGGATGGCTTTTTCTTTGAAACTCATTTTAATCCCTGCGAGGCGTTGTGTGATGGTCCTAATATGCTCTATTTAGAGGATTTGGACTTAGCCATTAAAGATATCAAAGCGATTCAAAACGCCTTAAAGGTATAA
- the ovoA gene encoding 5-histidylcysteine sulfoxide synthase, translating to MQLIPTRNLLLNQGNVEEKRVEIRNYFLKTYTLYEKLFELMKDDESYYLTADPLRHPLVFYFGHTASFFINKLVLAKLLDQRINPVYESIFAIGVDEMSWDDLNQSHYKWPRIEEVRLYREAVKAKVLELIDTMPLSMPISWESPFWAIMMGIEHERIHLETSSVLIRQLPLNKVVSDSFWKVCPFDTPVVENSLLHVTGKTLRLEKKRDDALYGWDNEYGLHVKEVKDFKASKYLVSNAEFLGFIEEGGYENERFWNEEGWKWRTYKNATMPLFWRKNEEGYALRLMAEEIAMPWSWPVEINYLEAKAFCNWKSQKEGTSIRLPSEEEWYVLRDLHVKVDEPFWDKAPANINLEYFASSVPVDTFAFGDFYDVIGNVWQWSETPINGFDGFQVHPLYDDFSVPTFDDRHNLIKGGSWISTGNEIIRSSRYAFRRHFYQHAGFRYVESNEPVEVSSVFYEMDFELSQICEVHFGKKENNYYEEIAHFCTTLGEAKAKALEIGCGAGRGTFALARHFEMVHGIEFTARVVRLATNFKESGKLKYALKEEGELATFIEKNLSDFEIDPSIQKVEFWQADPHNLKPYFDGYDLILLNDTLDTLYDPALFLEKIKERLNPQGFLVIASSYDWDETRTPRAKWLGGFKKNGEKYTTFDALHEHLSPFFTLHVNPFVMPLPLHESARKTVLKSLHVSVWKKR from the coding sequence ATGCAACTCATTCCTACACGCAATCTTCTTCTCAATCAAGGAAATGTTGAAGAAAAAAGAGTAGAGATTAGGAATTATTTTTTAAAAACGTATACGCTTTATGAGAAGCTTTTTGAATTGATGAAGGACGATGAAAGTTATTACCTTACGGCGGATCCTCTGCGTCATCCTTTGGTCTTTTATTTTGGGCATACGGCGAGTTTTTTTATCAATAAACTCGTCCTTGCTAAGCTTTTGGATCAACGCATTAACCCAGTTTACGAGTCTATTTTTGCTATTGGTGTGGATGAAATGAGTTGGGATGATTTGAACCAATCGCACTACAAATGGCCACGCATTGAAGAGGTGCGTCTTTATCGTGAAGCCGTTAAGGCTAAGGTGTTAGAGCTGATTGATACGATGCCTCTTTCTATGCCCATTTCGTGGGAGAGTCCGTTTTGGGCAATTATGATGGGCATTGAGCATGAGCGGATTCATCTTGAGACCTCTTCGGTGTTGATTCGTCAACTTCCCCTGAATAAAGTAGTCTCCGACTCGTTTTGGAAAGTCTGCCCTTTTGATACGCCTGTGGTGGAAAATTCACTCTTACATGTAACGGGGAAAACCCTTCGTTTGGAGAAGAAAAGAGACGATGCGCTTTATGGTTGGGACAACGAATACGGGTTACATGTAAAAGAGGTTAAAGACTTTAAAGCGTCTAAATATCTTGTTTCAAACGCTGAGTTTTTAGGCTTTATAGAAGAGGGCGGTTATGAAAATGAGCGTTTTTGGAATGAAGAGGGCTGGAAGTGGAGAACGTACAAAAATGCCACGATGCCACTGTTTTGGCGTAAAAATGAGGAAGGGTATGCGCTTCGCTTAATGGCAGAAGAGATTGCGATGCCATGGAGTTGGCCTGTGGAGATTAACTACCTTGAGGCCAAGGCATTTTGTAACTGGAAAAGCCAGAAAGAGGGTACATCCATTCGTCTTCCAAGTGAGGAAGAGTGGTATGTTTTAAGAGATTTACATGTAAAGGTGGATGAGCCCTTTTGGGACAAGGCGCCTGCGAATATCAACTTAGAGTATTTTGCTTCTTCTGTTCCTGTGGATACCTTTGCTTTTGGCGATTTTTACGATGTCATCGGCAATGTGTGGCAGTGGAGTGAAACACCGATTAACGGGTTTGATGGTTTCCAAGTTCATCCACTTTACGATGATTTTTCCGTTCCCACTTTTGATGACAGACACAATCTTATAAAAGGCGGTTCGTGGATTAGCACGGGCAATGAGATTATTCGCTCTTCTCGTTATGCCTTTCGTCGTCATTTTTACCAACATGCGGGTTTTCGCTATGTTGAATCAAACGAGCCAGTGGAAGTCTCTTCGGTTTTTTATGAGATGGACTTTGAACTCTCTCAAATCTGTGAAGTGCACTTTGGAAAAAAAGAGAACAATTACTACGAAGAGATAGCCCATTTTTGCACCACATTAGGCGAGGCAAAAGCCAAAGCCCTTGAGATTGGGTGCGGTGCAGGACGTGGAACTTTTGCCCTTGCACGTCATTTTGAAATGGTACATGGCATTGAGTTTACGGCACGTGTGGTCAGACTTGCTACCAATTTTAAAGAGAGTGGAAAGCTCAAGTATGCTCTTAAAGAAGAGGGCGAACTTGCGACATTTATAGAGAAAAATTTGAGTGATTTTGAGATTGACCCAAGCATTCAAAAAGTGGAATTTTGGCAAGCAGACCCGCATAATTTGAAACCTTATTTTGATGGATATGACCTGATTTTACTCAACGATACGCTAGATACCTTGTATGACCCAGCACTCTTTTTAGAGAAGATTAAAGAGCGTTTAAATCCACAAGGATTTTTAGTAATAGCCAGTAGTTATGATTGGGATGAAACGAGAACGCCAAGGGCTAAATGGCTGGGTGGATTTAAGAAAAATGGCGAAAAATATACGACATTTGATGCATTGCATGAACATCTTTCACCTTTTTTTACGTTACATGTAAACCCTTTTGTCATGCCTCTTCCTTTGCATGAGAGCGCACGAAAGACGGTTCTAAAATCGTTACATGTCAGTGTCTGGAAAAAGCGATAA
- a CDS encoding mechanosensitive ion channel family protein, with amino-acid sequence MHFETIFNYTFMGFAVTHIALSICFFLMVFFLRHFLTNVILKPFKIIALRSKTSWDNRVINVLEGPLKASLVFASAYVAGTWLSYPRLQKLLDLGLKTFLTFLIFWILYRLVNRFSHLFNFFSSKLGTEVDNGIQNFTIKALRVLIIALGLMAILQEWGINVSAFVASLGLGGLAFALAAKDTVANLFGSLVIFSDRPFQVGDSIEMNGVEGTIEEIGIRSTKIRNPTQALVSVPNSFIANATITNTSRMGKRRIRTRLGLTYTTTMEQMQTILQEIKTMLSNHPDVHSEGIMVYFDEFEASALGILLNFFTYATSLDESLHVREEINYKIMEIVARNGATFAFPSQSLYVESLPK; translated from the coding sequence ATGCATTTTGAAACTATCTTCAACTACACGTTTATGGGCTTTGCCGTTACACATATTGCTCTGTCTATCTGTTTCTTTTTGATGGTTTTTTTCTTACGTCATTTTCTCACCAACGTCATTCTCAAACCGTTTAAGATTATTGCTCTGCGTAGCAAAACATCATGGGATAATCGAGTCATCAACGTCCTAGAAGGTCCTTTAAAAGCCTCTCTTGTCTTCGCCTCAGCCTACGTGGCAGGAACATGGTTGTCTTATCCTCGTTTACAAAAACTCCTAGACCTTGGCTTAAAAACCTTTTTAACCTTTCTTATTTTTTGGATTCTATACCGTCTTGTGAATCGTTTTTCTCATCTTTTTAACTTTTTTTCCTCCAAACTAGGTACCGAAGTGGACAATGGCATCCAAAATTTCACCATTAAAGCCCTGCGTGTTCTGATTATTGCCTTAGGACTGATGGCGATTTTACAAGAGTGGGGTATTAATGTGAGTGCATTTGTTGCTTCATTAGGACTCGGTGGACTTGCTTTTGCCTTAGCCGCAAAAGATACCGTTGCAAACCTCTTTGGCTCACTGGTCATCTTCAGCGATAGACCGTTTCAAGTGGGCGATAGCATCGAAATGAATGGCGTGGAAGGAACCATCGAAGAGATCGGCATTCGTTCTACCAAAATTCGAAATCCTACACAAGCGTTGGTGAGTGTACCAAACTCTTTTATCGCAAATGCGACCATTACCAACACGTCACGCATGGGAAAACGTCGTATCCGTACCCGTCTTGGACTGACCTATACCACCACTATGGAACAGATGCAAACCATTTTGCAAGAGATTAAGACGATGTTATCGAATCATCCTGATGTTCATTCTGAGGGAATTATGGTCTATTTTGATGAGTTTGAAGCGAGTGCGCTTGGCATTTTACTCAACTTTTTTACCTATGCCACATCCCTTGATGAATCTTTACATGTAAGAGAAGAGATTAATTATAAAATTATGGAAATTGTCGCACGCAATGGAGCGACGTTTGCGTTTCCTTCTCAATCGCTCTATGTGGAGAGTTTACCAAAATAA
- the der gene encoding ribosome biogenesis GTPase Der: MKKIAIIGLPNVGKSSLFNRIAKARIAITSDFSGTTRDIKSHQVYITEKPCLILDTGGLDKSTELFENVHDMSMQASKKADVILMVVDGKLLPSEEEKKIFYALQALNKPIALVINKIDNDKEMERAWEFSEFGAEHVFPLSVSHNRGVSALLEWIGSYLPAPEGALVASEEEADEETIDEEDDVWDEDKISEEQSLEAPIEEENPNINVAIIGRVNVGKSSLLNALVGKQRAVVSNVAGTTIDPVDESIEYNEKVINFVDTAGLRRRGKIEGIEKFALMRTKEMLERANIALLVLDASEPFLELDERIAGLVEENNLACIIVLNKWDEAMDDFEKVTAEVRHRFKFLSYAPLITVSAKSKQRVSKIKDMILSVYENYSQHIPTRQLNEVIREATIRHQIPSDHSKVVKIYFATQYQTKPPRIALVMNKPRSLHFSYKRYLANKLRDVFNLEGSPILLYPRAKGERDNEQENSGEES; this comes from the coding sequence ATGAAAAAAATTGCTATTATCGGGCTTCCTAATGTTGGGAAAAGCTCTTTATTTAATCGCATTGCTAAAGCACGTATTGCTATTACCTCGGATTTTAGTGGTACAACACGCGATATTAAAAGTCATCAAGTTTACATCACCGAAAAGCCCTGCCTTATCTTAGATACAGGTGGACTGGACAAATCAACTGAGCTCTTTGAAAATGTCCATGATATGTCGATGCAAGCATCCAAAAAAGCAGATGTTATATTAATGGTCGTCGATGGAAAACTTCTCCCTAGTGAAGAAGAAAAAAAGATTTTTTATGCCCTTCAAGCCCTCAATAAACCTATTGCCTTAGTCATTAATAAAATTGACAACGATAAAGAGATGGAACGTGCTTGGGAATTTAGTGAATTTGGCGCAGAACACGTCTTTCCTCTCTCCGTTTCACACAACCGAGGTGTCAGTGCACTTTTAGAGTGGATTGGCTCATACTTACCTGCACCAGAAGGTGCTCTGGTTGCTTCAGAAGAAGAAGCAGATGAGGAGACGATAGATGAGGAAGATGACGTTTGGGATGAGGATAAAATATCAGAGGAGCAGAGCTTAGAAGCACCCATTGAAGAAGAAAATCCTAACATCAATGTCGCTATTATTGGGCGTGTCAACGTCGGTAAAAGCTCCCTACTCAACGCCCTTGTCGGCAAACAGCGTGCGGTTGTGAGTAATGTGGCAGGAACAACCATTGACCCTGTAGATGAGAGCATTGAGTACAACGAAAAAGTCATTAACTTTGTCGATACTGCTGGACTTCGAAGGCGTGGAAAAATCGAAGGCATTGAAAAATTTGCGCTCATGCGTACCAAAGAGATGCTAGAGCGTGCGAACATTGCTCTGCTTGTCTTAGATGCGAGTGAACCCTTTTTGGAACTCGATGAGCGTATCGCAGGGCTAGTGGAAGAGAACAATCTTGCGTGTATTATCGTTCTAAATAAATGGGATGAAGCGATGGATGACTTTGAAAAAGTCACCGCAGAGGTACGCCACCGATTTAAATTTCTCTCCTATGCGCCACTGATTACGGTTTCGGCTAAAAGCAAACAACGGGTTTCAAAAATTAAAGATATGATTTTAAGTGTGTATGAAAACTACTCTCAACACATTCCAACCAGACAGCTCAATGAAGTGATTCGTGAAGCGACCATTAGACATCAAATTCCAAGCGACCACTCTAAAGTTGTCAAAATCTACTTCGCAACCCAGTACCAAACCAAGCCACCACGTATTGCGCTTGTCATGAATAAACCACGCTCCTTGCATTTTAGTTACAAACGCTACCTTGCCAATAAACTGCGTGATGTCTTTAATTTGGAAGGCTCACCGATTTTACTCTACCCCCGTGCTAAAGGGGAGAGGGATAATGAACAGGAAAATAGCGGTGAAGAATCTTAA